GGTGTGATGACTAAACTTATTCCAAGGTAAGAAAATATTCGCTATCttttatgtttatgtttatgtatataaataattttatttgtttgtataattttattgtttgtataaaaaatgtgttttttatttttttacaggAATACCGTGATTCCGACCAAGAAATCGCAAATCTTCTCTACTGCGTCTGATAATCAGCATACAGTAACTATCCAAGTATACGAAGGTGAACGTCCAATGACAAAAGACAACCATCTTCTGGGTAAATTCGATCTTACTGGCATCCCACCAGCACCAAGAGGTATACCACAAATTGAAGTTACCTTTGAAATCGATGCTAATGGTATTTTACAAGTATCTGCTGAGGACAAGGGAACTGGAAATCGGGAAAAGATTGTTATTACCAATGACCAAAATCGTCTTACTCCCGATGACATAGAAAGGATGATAAAGGATGCCGAGAAATTTGCTGATGACgacaaaaaattaaaagaacgaGTAGAAGCACGCAATGAACTCGAATCTTATGCATATTCTTTGAAAAATCAATTAGCTGATAAGGAGAAACTTGGCTCAAAAGTTAGCGATTCCGACAAGGCCAAAATGGAGGATGCTAtcgaagaaaaaattaaatggTTAGAAGAGAATCCAGATACTGATCCGgaagaatataagaaacaaaagaaagaacttACGGATATTGTTCAGCCCATTATTGCCAAATTGTATCAGGGTGCAGGTGGTGGAGTTCCACCAACCGGAGGAGATGAAGAAGATCTGAAAGATGAGCTTTAACTAAAATATGATCAGTACTTGTATTCGTCCTAATTTAGACTGAATTAATAACAGTCTCATGCAAATGTTGCAGAGATTAATACGTCGTTGATATGTCGAGTATAAAAGACTGATCGACGAACGTTTGTTATCCATTAAGTTACATCAGAAGTAAACAATACATGACTGTGGAGATCAATCTATGTATTGTACTATAGCGTATTTGTCATAACAGTCATGATTTTAATCTTCTCGATAAAAGTACATATATCTAATTGAAGGAATTTTATTACCGAGAGTAGCTTAACTAGTTTCCACATAAGATACTGCgcgttaatttattttaattaattgttttgTATGTTACATTACATATAATGGAATAAGCAGTTGTGTAATTCGCGTTACAGGTTTTGCAATGTGCTGTGTGAGGACAGAGTGAATGTGCAAGCGTGTATGACTTGCGCCTATTACTGCCTGTAGATAAACTATATCGTACTATGTACAATATAGCTGTTCTGTATGAATGAATGTCATATGTATCAGTATCACGGAAATAAacattttttcaataaattacaataaaagtaCTCTTTTCAGTTATAATATACTAGGTatctgaaaagaaataatatatagaaatagatttggaacaaattttatttgaagatatgatttaatattataacaaaaacaATTGAAAATTCACAGATAGGATTAATTTTCTATAGTTTTAAATATCTATTGTGTTTAatcgaaatataatattaacagatgtaataatagtaatataatatactcttttgtataattttttaatatttttgcttATTGAAGCAATTCAGTCACTAAATACTTTTTTCACATACAGATTTAGGTACAAAAATAACGTCGAAATCCCGTAACAAACATTTTCTGTATTGGAATCTTCTGTGGTAAATTTCCTATGACTTTCTTTTACAATATAGATTTTGGTTTTATAATTTAGAAAAGTAACTATATTAGATACAAGATTAAAAAGTAATAATACTATTGTCGATCAACGAACGCAATCACACAAAATAAAGGACGTCATATTTCGCATAATAATTGATTAGCACAAAAACATATTATCGTACATTAGCGATGTTTTTTCTTCTACGAATACAATAGACATAGATCGAAATGAGTAAAACCATTCATGAACGCAATAGATAtcgaaatgaataataaataactgATAACTATACATattaaaaatacttaaaatGAATGTTTACTTTGCAAGTTTAGAGTACTTTTCCCTTTAATAAAAACAGTAAGGCCGAAAAGTAGGCATTTTCGAAGGCATAATTAGTGCAACCCAATTGTGAATCCGTcgatatattcaaaatatatacgaggtattttttaattctttttatacAATCGTAacatttaacaatttttttgGCGTTGCTTAAAAAGGTTTATATGTGATAGATGGTGAGCACTTTTCTTACGGATCATCGGAGGGTAGTACACTAAAAATGCAGGTACAATaagtttttctcttcttttttgaatCTCATTAATCCTAAGGAACATGTCATTACAATTATGTATAAGTCGAGACTCCGATAATTAATCAACAGTATGTTCGtgtgtaaaatatttatatgaatatatattcaCGAAATGAATAATTTGTGCTTCCTGATGAAAATTAAATATCTCAGATCGAAATACCAGATCATTTCTTATAAGGAAGCTAATTTTTTTGTTTGAACTTGCTTTATCTTTTTATGCATTACGTACATCATTCATTacgaaaatttttatttctcctttttttcttacggtaaatattcttttttcttcttaacTAGCATGAACACATTGAATATATTGTTTTTCATATTTCCATAGGTAGAACAGTACAACCTGAACTCTTATGTGGACTTTAAAAGAAAAGCGCACGTGTACAGTATCTTTCCAGGTGGATCTGTTTTTGCATTGCGGTAGTTTttatgtttttttcttttttttttttctttttaacattCCGTTTTTAACATTGGACGTATTCTTACGATAGACAATGAACATGCCTAATTTAAGCTATACGATCGAAAAGAAATTTTCTTCATAATTTCATCGAAAGCATTAAAAAATCTAAAAGTATATACTTTCTGTATGATTAATGATTCCAATAATATTGATAATCATTACGTTTTAATACCATTGCCAAGTCAATTAAAGATCGTAAAATATAATATGCAATAGAAATGGCAGTTGTAAAATTGCAGTgatataatacataattaatGATTATTTTAAAACTTATATGTTTCTCCTCGATCGTTAAATAAAAACATGTATGCTAAACTACTTTGCATGATgtaaacgaataaaataaacTACAAGTATAGATGTAGCATATATTCTATTACTCTTAATGAGTAAATAATAACTAGATGCGCgactattaaaatattttttcgccTATTTTTCGTAatgttttttataaaaaaaaaaaaataatttcctcTCTTTTATGACACGACAAAATTTAACCGCTTAACGCTTAGCCAACCGAATGGGGAGATCTCCCCACATTAAAGTAAATCGTTACACGGCCGGATCTCCCATTTAGACCTTAGAAACgcgtttttcttttattattatcagTCATTGTTTACATGGAATTGTTTCCAAGTAATTGGAATTTTTCAGCTTTTATAAAgtatagtatataataaaatacaccaaTTTAGTGTTGTTGATTTGTCCGAGCACGGTGAGAAACGTACAGTTTGGTGTGGCACGCACGGTTGACTAAGTGTTAACACTTTATATAAATAATCTTTCAAATGTAATATAAAACTTCATGAATGTCTATTACCAAAAATTtatctaaaaatattattatttttaataacttATAATTTTTAGATAGTCCTCTAAGGCATCGCGCAACTAAGGCTGAAGATTACAGAATGAATTTCATTCGGAAAAATTTAACTTCTCATACAATAATTATTTTCGGTATTACAAACATAATTCTGTTTAAATCTTACTTTTTCTCTTTGAAGAAACTATAATGTTCCTACACTGCAGATTTATatgtattaaaattaataatatgtaattaaCGTCGATCTATGAATTACCAAGTAGGCTGGAAAGAACACGTGAATATTTAAGCACTTAATTTAAATGTTTGTCAGACCTGAGAATCCATCCACGCTGTACTTTTTAGCAACATTTCTTAAGAAGAGTTTGCTTCTCACTTTGGAAACCAAAGGATCCTACGAGAGTAATTCAAGGATCAAAATAGAAACAGAGGTATCTCTTGATACTGCCacatttttttaacaaaaacTGATGTGCTAATAGATATAGATACTAATCAACAAATGAAGCAGATACATGGTGCGCCTCTGGTTACATTTACTTACTTTTTCACCTAGTTTGAACGATAACAATGTACTCTGTATCACAGTATTATATTAGTAGTGTATTTAGTATTTGTCGCATTTACTTTGGATAtggcaaatatgaaatataacagTAAAATTATACTAATGTAAATCTATATTCTTTGGGGCTAAATGCATATCACAGTGGGAAAATTTTCAACATTTCtatccttttttttaaattcttattgGAATTTCCAGAAGCACACCAGTCTTCAACAATGTATCATCTTAAAAATCACGTTACATCTATATATCTTATTAAAGATATTACAGAAAGCTTTACCGCCAACCAGTGGAAATAAGCAGGCAATATTAAAGTAAAAGTATCTTTTACCATTAGTTAAAAATGCACCTTAGGTTATTTAAGATACTTATTTTGTATCTAATATGCAGTCTTATCCTAATTTTTTTAGCTGTGCAACTAATTTTATCAAATGGAAAGCAATAGATTAGTAAACATGTGCCTGTTTTCTAAATGATACAAGATGGTCCATGGCGTTTCAAACATTTTCATTTATCTAATCAAGTGGTTGATCACAGGTGTATCACATTCATTTACTTGTCaattattaattcatttatcACTGTATCgttcttttaaataaatattcacaaAATTTGTTGGATCATTCTCtagaaacaaataaaattattatcaaaAGTTACACAGCTCACCCTAAACACTAAAAACATGCAGTAAATATTTAGTAATGTTTAGTAATGTGTTAGTATTAACATGAGATAATTATAGAATTAGGAGTtagtaatgaaaaataattaagcgCCGAATCGTACTACCTTTCATCATATAAAAcctaaccccttaacctacaacgtCGTGGTAGACTCGTAGCACGTCCTTCGGGCCAAACACGAAGAACACGTGAGAGAAACGTGGTACGTCCTTCGGGCAACATGCGACAAACTCTTTTTTTTCTTGACTGCATTCGGAACTTAAATTGTAAGGAAAGGGGTTAAACAAACAAAGGAGAAATGTACATTAAATGTATAAGTATAGTTTTGTACTAAAATGATTAATGTGAATTGTCGATATTAAAATTTCAGTACGGAAAGAATTCGTTTAGACTAAATAACTTTTTCGGCATTTTAAGATAAATTGTTTTTACATTCTATTTAAATGTGTCCTTTTGAATAGTCAAACATTATCATTTACTAATAATCTCCTTCGTTTTAATAGCAGAATTTCAATAAACGAAAAAGTTTAAACCTCATCTACCAGTTTTTGTGGTACTTACAAATATGCAAAAGTTGCACGTTGATAGTGATTTTaagtttaatttcaattattttatatgcTCAACTAGTGCATGCTCTGACTACTATATAAGTATCAGACTAGCAACATTTATAGATTATTGGAAACTATTTTACGAGTCTGATTTGTAGTAATCTAACTATTTTGAAGTATTTCTTAATCGATGGActcataaaaattattttagacTTATCTGTTTAAAAATCGAATTAATGTCATTTTCAAAGCGTAATAATTGATTAGCTAGTACTGCTTGCCAATGAAGAAATTGTTATGCATGCAGTGACTAAAATAGAGATTTTGCAAAAGCCTGTATAACTACAGGAACGCTGGCATCAAAGCCGTTAATTGTCAAAACATTCTTGTCACTCTTCTGCTTGCGATAAGTCGACGAAGAGCATACAGCACAATTTATTAATctgaaaagaattaaataatgtACAATATGTTCATATGATAATTTTTGCgaaaaaataatttagaaaGACATACTTTGTATTCGTAAGTTTGAGTTTTGTTTTATATGCCTCAAGAGCTTTTTCAGATGTATCAAACTTCTCAAATATTTGATCTACAATGTTAATAAATACGTCGTATTTATCGTTTTGGTGAGCAGCCCATGATATTGGTTTAGCCAAATTTATGTTTCCACCAGGCATTTGTTGTAATTTTTTCATAGCATGACCAAAGGAAGCAGTTTTATCAATGTTCATAATATGAATTCCAAGATTCTTAAATGTAACAATGGTGACGCTCTTCTCACTACGAAGAAGTGCAAGTGCAATCATGCACGCTGCTTCTGCACCATTCACATTACCGCTACGCCAAGTATTTGTTTCCAACATTGCTTTATTCGTATTGATCGTCACCAGATAACGTAAACCAGTTGGTTGAATATgctagataaaaataattaatatagtaaataaatacatatatgaatGCTTTATGAGCATTTTTTACTTATACTTACAAGGAAGGAAATATTCAACATTTTGTAAAGGGCCTCAATGATTTTAGAATTTGGTCTAAACGGAGCTGATGATGGTTTATCAATTTGTTCTttgatttttctcttttcgtacGTTAATGGTCTTCAAAAGTTACATATtagataatattaataaaatataaaaaaaagaacacacattggaaattattttattttatgactTACTTTCCAGAATTTTCATAATCTCTTATTGTAACTAATACTAAAGCTGGATGAACCTTATCTCGGGCAATATTTTCTTCATTAGTGATTTGATCTATTATTTTGGAAACTGTTGGCGAGTTTGGTTTCAGTAATTTAAGATTGTGTATTCTTTGTAGATTGGTTAAAAGCATGACTAAATTCATCGATGGTATTAGTGCATTCCAAATCTACACATTATTCATAATTATAAACCAAATGTATCTTATTTTCTAAAGAATTTTAGTTGTCTTTTAGTCATACCTCTTTAGATTTCAGAAAGTGTCCGGGTACATGATCTAATGTTAGTTTGTACATCTCCAAAAGACCTGCTGCTCGTACTTCATTCGTACAGTGTTTAAAGTCTTCGACATGTTCAATATAATCTAGAATTTCTTTAAGTGTGGGATCTTCTGCACAGTATTTTTTCACTTCTTCTAAACCATGTATTACATATCTAAGGACCATTCCTGCCCCTATTTAGCAGCATACTGTTTAGTTAAAATTATGTTTACTTATATATGattaataaatatcaaataaattagACAAATACCAGGATTAAGAGGTACAGGATGAGACAATTTTATGATATCTTTATGCTTCCAACCATATCTGCCTTTATATCTTGTAACACACTTTGCTAATTCCATTGGTGTTTTTGATAAATACCAGTTATTTACAGCTTTTCTTAAACCTTGACCCCATCCATGTTTTGAACTACCAGTTGCATcaagttctttttttttacttatttgAGAAGCAAATTTTATGAACAAAATGAAATGCTGTGGTGATAtacaaattttgtttaaaacTGCATATGCTGCATGACGTAAACTTTCACTTTTCATCTGTCTACAGCAAACAGCAAGAGCAAATACCAATGTCTCTGGATTAGGGACAAGATTACTTTCAAATGCCTGTAAAAGATAAAATGTTTCAAATCGTtatcataaattaattatatataattgattttaatatttatcatGAGATCTTACTTTTGTGATGATTTCAATGGGTAATAATTGTTTCTCTGCATTTTCAGCTAATTCTTCAATAGACAGGACATTTTTAGCCAGAAAATAATTATGAACAAACCAGTTTCCAGGTTGATAATCAGGATATTCTTTACCAACATAAAGAAATTGTGATAATCGTACTTCAGGATCATTTGGATCCAAATCTACCGCCATTTCTTACACAATACTATaaagaataatttataaatttagaaagtatgtaaaataagaattcttttttattttatttatacaaaagCTTTTTTTAGTTATATAGCTTGAATTTATTCTTGTATATTTAGTTACGTAACAATAATCCATTAACAAAATatagagatatatatatatatatatatataattgacaATTAGCAATAAccgtatatttaaaaaaaatcgaTGTTTAAGTAACTttattaaaatgtattagaaATGTAATTTTGAATATCATATATTTACAACTTTATTTAATCATGTATGTTTGTAAGCGTGTATATGTATGAACGATCTTTTTAACTTTGACTCAAGTATTAGTAATTGTTTATAAGAAAATTGTAGAAGGAGTTAATTTTCATACACATACAGTGTATAATAGGACATAGTAACAGGTATCACTGAATGACCTGATAAGGTAACATAAAAATACGggatatgccattacaatagtGCATGCTTGGCTTCATAAATCATAGAGGTACAATACTTGTACGGTTGCAAAAAATTTGATAAACTTTTAAATGTCATTATGTACATCCAATCCTTATTACCTTGTGTTAATCGAAAGAGCAACAACCGAAAACACAACCATACAGTACGACGTTTTATGACGTACAAGAATGTACTGACGGAAGAAGTTATATGGTCCGAGTAGAACCTGGGTCAAGTGCAAAGCACGAAAGCTCATTGACCCTCAGAAAACAGTAAATATATTAACGAAatagaattttttatataataaaaaacaaGATTCTTCTTCTAAACATTTTGTCTACTATACGCATTTGTTCTTTTCTTTATCAAAATTTGATgaatttttaagtatttttcaAAAGATCTCTTTTACCGTAATATACGAGACAATAGTGAATATTCGTAGCTTGCGCACGcattaaatttttctttagtTACTAGTTTTTAAAATTACAGGTTTAAGATAgttgaataaaaaagaaaaatgaaaatgtttTCATACATTTCTCATTCATTTGTTTTCAacattttgatttttttttttttatttgttaaatgaTACCTAAGAGGAAATTTCCTCTTCGATGATACCTTATTATAGCACTATATTATAACTCGTGATcaagattttaaataattacatattttgttttctttttaatgaTATGTGGCTTTTATAATGTATGAAATATTGTTGGTTCATTATTTcgttaacaattttttttagtaaacattacaattaattaaaataaaatagtaattttattatactcgtacaatattataatagtttgcaattatatataaaacaatataaaattttaaagaataatGAAGTTTAAATACTGAGAGATATGAACAAGAAGTTGATTTCATTTTCTGAACACTATCTAATCAGATCTGATATTTAAAAGTCATCACTGTTTTAAGTTGGTATTTGATTTGTTGAAGCTCAACTAGTAATACTTGATAATGCCAAAGAGAAAATGATGGTTCTGACGGAGGTTCACGATTGTTCTAAGTGTCCCAAAGTATAGGTGCTGCACCATGTGGCCAATTGCTGAAGGTGTTCCACGCTAgcatatacaagaacctatTTAACTGTGACAGAAACGAGGTACACCCGCTGTGGTTCCACGCTATAAGAGCCCATACAAATGACAAAATcccaaaataattaaaattagttgcctaagaaaaagaaattaattgttttagagaaaaaaagaaaatcttcCTTCTCAAATGATAATGAATCAGTGGAGCGATgcaataatttcaatatattatTCATTGTGGTGGAATTAAATAGGTTTTTGTATATGATAACGTGGGATACCTTCAGCATTGGGTCGCTGAGAGCAGCACTGGTTCGGGAACAACCGGAACCATAAGTATGAACACTCTTATTTCCTCTCTGGCAATACTTTCAAAAAAGTAATGTCAGTGCAACGGCCATGGCAGAGTGGTTGCAATCGAAAATTGTTCGTTTTTGCGAACTAAATAACGTAGAAGAAAAACATAATATTTTATCtgatgtaaaaataaaattgggAAGTTTAAACAATAGAGAAACTGAACAGATCTCTCGTAATGTGGATTTTAGCCTATTGTTTGCTCAATTAACCTCAAATGACAGGTATCATAACAATACTGATTTCATGAAACAATCTTTAGTGACCTTCAAGatatcttttaaaatatattttctttttatttttttatatattttgctaaaagaaagatgaaaaaagctgcaaatatattataaataaagaatTGCGTCTTTGCTAGATAatctattataatattaatacaatagtggaagaacaTCAAGAAATTAAATAACTATAAAACTATTTACTACTTTTCCCTTACAGAGAATTTGTAGATCAAGTATGTGACATTTTGAAGGCATTATTTGGCATTTTAGAACCTGGAGAAGTATATCAAAGATATTCAACAGAAATATCTCAGTTGATAATTCATCCAGCTGATGTAGTTAGGTCGCTTGTGTTGCATGAAATTTTCTGCATTGTTTCCAATCCCCAAAAGTTACCTTTGCTGCTCAAAGATGTCAATTTACTGGTTGCTGTCATAAATAGGATCGGAGATGACAATTTGGTGGTAGCTAATTGTGCAATGCGTATAATGAAAGAAATTGGTAAAAATCCAAATGGATTACAAATTTTATACACAGGTGAACTATTAAGAAGTTTTGCTAGATTGTTAGTAAAAAACGATACTATTAGTTTTCGTATATACGAAATTGTTGTGGATGTAGCAAAATCTTCAAAAGAAGGTCTAGAAGCTTCTGCTCAATCAGGATTTTTAAATAGTTTATTTGATGTGCTTGAAAACGAAGATATATTGCTACAGATAAATGCATTAGAAATCCTGACAGAATTGGCATTAACAGAggaaggattaaattatttagAGCAACAAGAAGTCATaagaaaatttgttcaaaaaatAACACAGGCCAATGAAAATCCATTGTCAAATTTATTGATTCCTggattaatgaaattttttggAAATGTTGCACgttattggcctaacgaaatattttcaaaatatccaATTGTCGTCTCTGCATTATTTGAAGTAATAG
Above is a window of Bombus affinis isolate iyBomAffi1 chromosome 5, iyBomAffi1.2, whole genome shotgun sequence DNA encoding:
- the LOC126916207 gene encoding RNA-binding protein RO60-like; this translates as MAVDLDPNDPEVRLSQFLYVGKEYPDYQPGNWFVHNYFLAKNVLSIEELAENAEKQLLPIEIITKAFESNLVPNPETLVFALAVCCRQMKSESLRHAAYAVLNKICISPQHFILFIKFASQISKKKELDATGSSKHGWGQGLRKAVNNWYLSKTPMELAKCVTRYKGRYGWKHKDIIKLSHPVPLNPGAGMVLRYVIHGLEEVKKYCAEDPTLKEILDYIEHVEDFKHCTNEVRAAGLLEMYKLTLDHVPGHFLKSKEIWNALIPSMNLVMLLTNLQRIHNLKLLKPNSPTVSKIIDQITNEENIARDKVHPALVLVTIRDYENSGKPLTYEKRKIKEQIDKPSSAPFRPNSKIIEALYKMLNISFLHIQPTGLRYLVTINTNKAMLETNTWRSGNVNGAEAACMIALALLRSEKSVTIVTFKNLGIHIMNIDKTASFGHAMKKLQQMPGGNINLAKPISWAAHQNDKYDVFINIVDQIFEKFDTSEKALEAYKTKLKLTNTKLINCAVCSSSTYRKQKSDKNVLTINGFDASVPVVIQAFAKSLF
- the LOC126916209 gene encoding 26S proteasome non-ATPase regulatory subunit 5; amino-acid sequence: MAEWLQSKIVRFCELNNVEEKHNILSDVKIKLGSLNNRETEQISRNVDFSLLFAQLTSNDREFVDQVCDILKALFGILEPGEVYQRYSTEISQLIIHPADVVRSLVLHEIFCIVSNPQKLPLLLKDVNLLVAVINRIGDDNLVVANCAMRIMKEIGKNPNGLQILYTGELLRSFARLLVKNDTISFRIYEIVVDVAKSSKEGLEASAQSGFLNSLFDVLENEDILLQINALEILTELALTEEGLNYLEQQEVIRKFVQKITQANENPLSNLLIPGLMKFFGNVARYWPNEIFSKYPIVVSALFEVIESGDQTILGVALDTLGHVSTRVEGKYALQALGDAMPCALKKIADIIQRMPTALRIRGLNNLALILDVQKTEQDNRILSLTKSWFNSMCDDPMGMILALCRQPFADIRQASLEVMAVVASQVWGQEYISSYPGLVEFLLDRNVESFKECKEAKYAIVKQLAEAEQDVFDANIMQRFVEFVTQGPHYVEANTEVAVEGGL